CAATCCACACTAAATCAGGAAATACTCTTAGGCATTCCTCCACAATTTCAGTTGTTCCATCCTTTATAGCAGTCTTCAAGGCATAGGAATTTTCAAAAAAGCTTAATGCTTCAGTCTTAGTTGTCAATTTCTCAAGCTGTGCAATCATATCTTTGACCAACGTGGCTGCTTCTTCATGTACTAACTTCTGCGCATATAATTCTTTGATACTAGGGACTGCAAAAGGAAAACAATCAGTAAAACAGGAAATATACAATCTCGCACTGTACCTTCACTATCTAGTTCACCGAATCACCGTGATATACCCTAAAAATTGCATCACGGGTTATAGGCAAATATAGTGATATTTTATTAACACCAAACAAAATTCTACCAAACCTCGAGGTATTAAGTAGTTAAGGATGCTGGTGAAAAACTTGGCAAAGATTTCTCTATCCACCTTTGGGCACTCAGATGGATTCTCTATGTCTCCCATGCCTCGGTAACAACTTGGAGTACTCATGTCTACATGAATCAATACTATAATTAATAAAAGCACAACAACTAATACATATTTAAAAAACATCGATAAGGTATTATGGATATACTAACATGTGTATATGTTGTGTTGCCAAAAGTTTAATTTACTCCCACTTTTAAAAGAAAATGGTCTGTTAGCAATGGCTTCTAATGGCCACATCTTAAGGTTCTTTGTTTTTTCGATTATCACTTTGGGATATCGTTTGAAGATAAACAATCCAATACCTGCAGCGTAAATAAAAAGTACACTAAATTAATTAAAGTATAGGGGTACACTATAATGTAGTGGATAAATGGTCATGTGCTTTTCCCTACCGTAGAAATTGGCTTTTATTACATCGCACAGTAGTGAAGCGCCGTCAGGACCAGAAAAAGGACTTGATTCCTCGTCTCTTGTAACGTTGCAAAGATACTCGATTATATCTTTTTGTCCACGTGAGACAGATAATGTAGCAGTTGCAAGTGGTACTTCATCTTGTTTGTTACGTATCTGTGTCGCATTAGGATTTTTATTCACTATCGCTTCGGCGAtttccttttttccttctctaGCTGCAATGTGAAGTGCTGTGTTGCCGTATTCAGTTTCCTGTAGTTGAAGTGCTTCCCCTGGCATGAGCTTTATGAGATTTTCCGCAAACCTCCAATGTTTTCTATCTACAGCTATAAGTAGCGCAGTATCCCTTTCCGCTGTGATTAGTGCTGTTAGTGATTCAGGATCTTTGTCGAATAGCTCTTTAGCACTTTCCCAGTCTCCTCTTTCAGCTGCTATGTAAAGTGGCCTGTACCTTCTTAGAGCATCATGATTACCTTCAAAACCATAAATCAAGAAACAAATTTAcaattttaaaaaagaaaattaaaaacgaaAATCGAATTTAGAAAATTGAATTATTAGTGCCGATCAAGCTAAGGTCATGGACTTGAAAAAAAGAAGTAATTGAAGTTATATATGCACTCACTATTATTTAGCTGAACCGTGGGGGAATCCACGGATGGAATTCCGGTTAAGTCGCTAAGGCGCAATTTTTCCGGTTGAAATTCAACATTAGACATCTCTTGTTCTAACAGGAAAGGATCTAATACAAGCTCCTcaataatttcttcttcaatttcttggtAAGTACTATTTTGATTGTCACTGTATCTATCTGTATCATCAGCTTCCGGCTCATTCTGCAGGGGTATATCTTCCTCTGAATCAGAATTTGCGGTTGTTCCCTCGGCTTCTGTGACAGGACACACGTTTTCTGGCCTAAACTTTTTGTTTAGGACAAAACCTCACATATAGTTGTTGTATTTGATTATACACTAGACTAGACTCCAACTTTAGGTAGGCAAAAGCTCCTGAATCATGTAATAACACAAATATACAAAATTTAAGTGATAAATCATGTATATTTGTGTTATTACATGATTCAG
This is a stretch of genomic DNA from Papaver somniferum cultivar HN1 chromosome 1, ASM357369v1, whole genome shotgun sequence. It encodes these proteins:
- the LOC113338853 gene encoding protein ACCELERATED CELL DEATH 6-like isoform X1, whose protein sequence is MSNVEFQPEKLRLSDLTGIPSVDSPTVQLNNSNHDALRRYRPLYIAAERGDWESAKELFDKDPESLTALITAERDTALLIAVDRKHWRFAENLIKLMPGEALQLQETEYGNTALHIAAREGKKEIAEAIVNKNPNATQIRNKQDEVPLATATLSVSRGQKDIIEYLCNVTRDEESSPFSGPDGASLLCDVIKANFYGIGLFIFKRYPKVIIEKTKNLKMWPLEAIANRPFSFKSGSKLNFWQHNIYTYMSTPSCYRGMGDIENPSECPKVDREIFAKFFTSILNYLIPRVPSIKELYAQKLVHEEAATLVKDMIAQLEKLTTKTEALSFFENSYALKTAIKDGTTEIVEECLRVFPDLVWIETNNQTLIHIAIEERNETIVKLICETSDEDDKNELLSRGDTHGNGVLHFAAKLASSTQLNLVSGAALQMQREMQFFKGMEKMVGRTNRLVRNKDGNTAQFMFTKEHDKLRKDGEEWMKGTSSHCMVVAALIATVVFAAAFTVPGGSFSDGNDSKKGIPIFLHKTSFMVFAIADALALFSSVTSILMFLAILTSRYAEEDFLTSLPTKLIIGLGTLFFSIAATMVAFGATLSIVLGHKFAWILIPITLFGCVPVTLFALLQSPLLVEMVRSTYWPSTFRA
- the LOC113338853 gene encoding protein ACCELERATED CELL DEATH 6-like isoform X2 encodes the protein MSNVEFQPEKLRLSDLTGIPSVDSPTVQLNNSNHDALRRYRPLYIAAERGDWESAKELFDKDPESLTALITAERDTALLIAVDRKHWRFAENLIKLMPGEALQLQETEYGNTALHIAAREGKKEIAEAIVNKNPNATQIRNKQDEVPLATATLSVSRGQKDIIEYLCNVTRDEESSPFSGPDGASLLCDVIKANFYGIGLFIFKRYPKVIIEKTKNLKMWPLEAIANRPFSFKSGSKLNFWQHNIYTYMSTPSCYRGMGDIENPSECPKVDREIFAKFFTSILNYLIPRVPSIKELYAQKLVHEEAATLVKDMIAQLEKLTTKTEALSFFENSYALKTAIKDGTTEIVEECLRVFPDLVWIETNNQTLIHIAIEERNETIVKLICETSDEDDKNELLSRGDTHGNGVLHFAAKLASSTQLNLVSGAALQMQREMQFFKGMEKMVGRTNRLVRNKDGNTAQFMFTKEHDKLRKDGEEWMKGTSSHCMVVAALIATVVFAAAFTVPGGSFSDGNDSKKGIPIFLHKTSFMVFAIADALALFSSVTSILMFLAILTSRYVCSF